One stretch of Isachenkonia alkalipeptolytica DNA includes these proteins:
- the glnA gene encoding type I glutamate--ammonia ligase: MNDLSSDLSSDNIRRLVQEENVKFINLQFTDVFGKQKNVAITTSQLDSALNGEVMFDGSSIKGFVRVEESDMVLAPDPSTFQIFPWRTDSEGKAARMICDVYNTDGTPFDGCPRGVLKQVLAELKEYGYEYYVGPEVEFFLFERDKDGNPTTEIHDTAGYFDMSPTDLGEDARRDMVLMLEKLGFEIEASHHEAAPGQHEIDFKYGEALKAADQISTFKLVVKTIAKKHGLHATFMPKPLKNAHGTCMHINQSLFKNGKNVFEDKDDELGLSQEAYYFIGGLIKHARAFSAITNASVNSYKRFVPGYEAPTDIAWGIENRTPLIRIPGTRGSGTRVELRNPDPTANHYLALAAILSAGLDGIKNKIEPPAYFDGCTYDMDCATREENGIEKFPETLGEALSELEKSDFMKESLGEHIFNLYIKAKKAEWRDYSQEIHNWELKKYLNYY; the protein is encoded by the coding sequence TTGAACGATTTAAGTAGTGATTTATCTAGTGACAATATTAGGCGGTTAGTCCAGGAGGAAAATGTTAAATTTATTAATTTACAGTTTACAGACGTTTTCGGCAAGCAAAAAAACGTAGCAATTACCACTAGTCAACTGGATTCCGCATTAAATGGTGAAGTAATGTTTGACGGTTCTTCTATTAAAGGTTTTGTACGTGTTGAAGAATCCGACATGGTGTTGGCACCGGACCCATCCACATTCCAGATTTTCCCTTGGAGAACCGACTCTGAAGGAAAAGCAGCTCGAATGATTTGTGATGTTTATAATACAGACGGAACGCCTTTTGACGGATGTCCAAGAGGTGTCTTAAAACAAGTTTTAGCTGAATTGAAAGAGTATGGTTATGAGTATTATGTCGGCCCGGAAGTAGAATTCTTTTTGTTTGAACGTGATAAAGATGGGAACCCTACAACCGAAATCCATGATACTGCTGGCTATTTTGATATGTCACCAACAGATTTAGGCGAAGATGCCCGTCGAGATATGGTTTTGATGTTGGAAAAACTCGGTTTTGAAATTGAAGCTTCTCACCATGAGGCCGCTCCAGGACAGCATGAAATTGACTTTAAATACGGAGAAGCTTTAAAAGCTGCAGATCAAATATCAACTTTTAAATTGGTTGTAAAGACGATTGCAAAAAAACATGGTCTCCATGCCACGTTTATGCCAAAACCCCTAAAAAATGCACACGGAACCTGTATGCATATCAATCAGTCTTTATTTAAGAACGGTAAAAATGTATTTGAAGATAAGGATGATGAACTAGGGCTATCCCAGGAAGCCTATTACTTTATTGGAGGGCTCATTAAACATGCTCGGGCTTTTTCAGCAATCACGAATGCCTCTGTAAATTCTTATAAACGATTTGTTCCCGGCTATGAAGCACCAACGGATATTGCCTGGGGTATTGAGAATCGAACCCCTTTAATTCGAATACCCGGAACTCGTGGTTCTGGTACAAGAGTGGAGCTTCGTAATCCTGACCCCACAGCAAACCATTATTTAGCCCTTGCAGCTATTTTATCTGCCGGGCTAGATGGAATTAAAAATAAGATTGAACCACCGGCTTACTTTGATGGGTGTACCTATGATATGGATTGTGCAACGCGGGAAGAAAATGGAATTGAAAAATTCCCTGAAACCCTAGGGGAAGCCCTTTCAGAGCTAGAAAAAAGTGATTTCATGAAAGAGTCACTAGGAGAGCATATTTTTAACTTATACATTAAAGCTAAAAAAGCTGAATGGAGAGATTACAGTCAAGAAATCCATAATTGGGAGCTAAAGAAATATTTAAACTATTATTAA